One region of Chryseobacterium sp. SORGH_AS_0447 genomic DNA includes:
- a CDS encoding SRPBCC domain-containing protein, with protein MESNTIFNKDFDAKSIYVMKIYDAEVSKVWDYFTKSELLDQWWAPRPWKCETKTQDFKNGGTWLYAMVGPAGERHYAKVKFGEITEHRSFDGTDSFCDENGIESPDFPEVKWLFGFTGVEEGTKVTVNIHFPSEEVLTKLLGMGFEEGFKTGLTQLDEILK; from the coding sequence ATGGAATCCAATACTATTTTCAACAAAGATTTCGATGCAAAAAGCATCTATGTAATGAAAATCTATGATGCTGAAGTATCAAAAGTCTGGGACTATTTTACAAAATCCGAATTGCTAGACCAATGGTGGGCACCGAGACCCTGGAAATGCGAAACGAAAACCCAGGATTTTAAAAATGGCGGAACATGGCTGTATGCGATGGTTGGGCCGGCGGGAGAACGGCATTATGCGAAAGTAAAGTTCGGAGAAATTACCGAACACCGCAGCTTCGACGGAACCGATTCTTTCTGCGATGAAAACGGAATTGAAAGTCCTGATTTTCCTGAAGTAAAATGGCTTTTCGGCTTTACAGGGGTGGAAGAAGGAACAAAAGTAACGGTTAATATCCATTTTCCGAGCGAAGAGGTGTTAACAAAATTGCTAGGAATGGGTTTTGAAGAAGGATTTAAAACGGGGTTAACTCAGCTGGATGAAATTCTGAAGTAA
- a CDS encoding DUF4296 domain-containing protein, with the protein MKKLFFIFVLMGLFSCGDYIDKPKNLLSKDQMAEVLADLAINDQATFIYPNSNLEAGTRYVLKQHNIKSEDFIASFKYYVVKEKMQGIAEDAQKIILEKDPKADQYVKDKKNKPGELQPPPVLSR; encoded by the coding sequence ATGAAAAAACTGTTCTTCATTTTCGTGCTGATGGGTCTTTTTTCCTGCGGAGACTACATCGATAAGCCCAAGAACCTGCTTTCCAAAGATCAGATGGCGGAAGTACTGGCAGACCTGGCTATCAATGATCAGGCTACATTTATCTATCCGAATTCCAATCTGGAAGCAGGGACGAGATATGTTTTAAAACAGCACAATATTAAATCCGAAGATTTTATTGCCAGCTTTAAATACTATGTTGTAAAGGAAAAGATGCAGGGAATTGCGGAGGATGCACAAAAAATAATATTGGAAAAAGATCCGAAGGCGGATCAGTATGTAAAGGATAAAAAAAATAAACCGGGGGAACTTCAGCCTCCTCCCGTTTTATCGAGATAA
- the tgt gene encoding tRNA guanosine(34) transglycosylase Tgt — protein MQKFFTIEKTSEGKARAGELTTDHGKIQTPIFMPVGTVASVKTVHQRELKEDIKAQIILGNTYHLYLRPGMETMQAAGGLHKFMNWDLPILTDSGGFQVFSLASSRKMSEEGARFKSHIDGSYHMFSPEKSMEIQRQIGADIFMAFDECVAYPCEYNQAKSSMELTHRWLKRCIEWTENNPELYGHKQRLFPIVQGSTFSDLRKISAEVIAESGAEGNAIGGLSVGEPEEEMYRITDEVTDILPKEKPRYLMGVGTPWNILESIGLGIDMMDCVMPTRNARNAMLFTWKGVMNMKNEKWKQDFSPLDEFGTSFVDTEYSKAYVRHLFVSKEYLAKQIASIHNLAFYLDLVKTAREHILAGDFYQWKDAVVPVLRQRL, from the coding sequence ATGCAAAAGTTTTTTACTATAGAAAAAACCTCTGAAGGAAAAGCAAGAGCGGGAGAGCTTACCACGGATCACGGTAAGATTCAGACCCCGATCTTTATGCCGGTGGGAACGGTAGCGAGTGTAAAGACCGTTCACCAGAGGGAATTAAAAGAAGATATAAAAGCGCAGATCATTCTGGGCAACACCTATCATTTATACCTCCGTCCGGGCATGGAAACCATGCAGGCAGCAGGAGGGCTGCATAAATTCATGAACTGGGATCTTCCTATTCTCACGGATTCAGGAGGCTTTCAGGTATTTTCACTGGCGAGCAGCCGGAAGATGTCCGAAGAAGGGGCCCGATTCAAATCTCATATCGACGGAAGCTATCATATGTTTTCCCCGGAAAAATCGATGGAAATCCAGCGACAGATCGGTGCCGATATTTTTATGGCTTTTGACGAATGTGTGGCTTATCCCTGCGAGTATAACCAGGCGAAATCTTCGATGGAGCTTACGCACCGCTGGCTGAAAAGATGCATTGAATGGACGGAAAACAATCCTGAATTGTATGGCCATAAGCAGAGACTCTTCCCGATTGTGCAGGGATCTACTTTTTCAGATTTGAGAAAAATTTCTGCAGAAGTGATAGCTGAATCGGGAGCTGAAGGAAATGCCATCGGCGGACTTTCCGTGGGTGAGCCTGAAGAGGAAATGTACCGGATTACCGATGAGGTGACCGATATTCTGCCGAAAGAAAAACCAAGATACCTGATGGGGGTAGGAACTCCGTGGAATATCCTGGAATCGATCGGTTTGGGTATTGATATGATGGATTGTGTAATGCCGACGCGTAACGCAAGAAATGCCATGCTCTTTACCTGGAAAGGGGTCATGAATATGAAAAACGAAAAGTGGAAGCAGGATTTTTCGCCGCTGGACGAATTTGGAACAAGTTTCGTAGATACGGAATATTCAAAAGCGTATGTGAGGCATTTATTTGTTTCCAAAGAATACCTGGCGAAACAGATTGCTTCGATTCATAACCTGGCTTTTTACCTGGATTTGGTAAAAACGGCAAGAGAACATATTTTAGCAGGAGATTTCTACCAGTGGAAAGACGCTGTAGTTCCAGTGCTGCGCCAGAGATTGTAA
- a CDS encoding polyprenol monophosphomannose synthase, with translation MKKLVIIPTYNEKENIEDIISAVFALEDDFHILVVDDSSPDGTAEQVKELQKAFPHHLHLSVRKVKDGLGKAYIHGFRWAIENNYDYIFEMDADFSHNPNDLPKLFEACLNADMAIGSRYSKGVNVVNWPMGRVLLSYFASKYVRFVLGLPIHDTTAGFVCFSKKVLEEIGLDNVKLKGYGFQIEMKFRAFKKGFKIVEVPIIFTNRILGESKMNGGIIHEAVFGVLNLKWKSFINRL, from the coding sequence ATGAAAAAACTGGTCATAATTCCGACTTACAACGAAAAGGAAAATATTGAAGATATTATTTCCGCAGTTTTTGCATTGGAAGATGACTTTCATATTTTGGTAGTGGATGACTCGTCTCCTGATGGAACGGCGGAACAGGTGAAAGAGCTGCAGAAGGCATTTCCGCATCATCTTCACTTATCCGTACGAAAAGTAAAAGACGGTCTGGGAAAAGCATATATCCACGGCTTCAGATGGGCTATCGAGAACAATTATGATTACATTTTCGAAATGGATGCCGATTTTTCCCATAACCCGAACGATCTGCCGAAACTTTTCGAAGCCTGTCTGAATGCGGATATGGCCATCGGTTCCCGCTACTCCAAAGGGGTAAATGTGGTAAACTGGCCGATGGGAAGAGTGTTGCTTTCGTATTTTGCTTCAAAATACGTACGGTTCGTATTGGGACTCCCGATTCATGATACAACGGCAGGTTTTGTCTGTTTTTCAAAAAAAGTACTTGAGGAGATCGGTCTCGATAATGTAAAGTTAAAAGGATACGGATTTCAGATTGAAATGAAGTTCAGGGCCTTTAAAAAAGGATTTAAAATCGTGGAAGTGCCGATCATTTTTACCAACAGAATTTTGGGAGAAAGCAAGATGAATGGCGGAATTATTCATGAAGCGGTTTTCGGAGTATTAAATTTAAAATGGAAATCTTTCATCAACAGGTTATGA
- a CDS encoding S9 family peptidase has protein sequence MEAPKAKKIEKLLETHGDQRIDNYFWLNERENPEVIKYLEEENTYADFVMKDTEQLQEELFEEMKARYKKDDESLPYFFNGYWYIVRYEEGKEYPIFCRKYQSLENEEEIILDVNILAEGENYFEVGSVAVAPNNELASFSTDNVSRRIYSINFKNLKTGEILTDKIENTTGKAVWANDNEHVFYIRKDESLRAFQVYRHKLGTDASEDVLIFHEEDDTFDVNVFKTKSLEYIFIASSSTISDEHRFIPSDNVFADWTIIQPRIDDLEYSVEHYEDEFYIITNADDAFNFKIVKTKIDNCGMENWVDVIPHRPEVLLEGFEIFKNYLVLEEREQGLLQIKIIDEKTQESYYLPFSDPTYTAYIGVNLEFDTEVLRYGYTSLTQPSSTYEYNMKEKTTILLKQQEVLGGKFFPENYISERIWADSRDGETKIPISLVYHKDTKKSADTPLLLYGYGSYGHTVDASFSNVRLSILDRGFIYAIAHIRGGEYLGREWYEDGKMLFKKNTFFDFIDAGTFLIKENYTSSKHLYAMGGSAGGLLVGAVMNYEPSLFNGIVAQVPFVDVVTTMLDETIPLTTGEYDEWGNPNDEEYYYYMKEYSPYDNVEAKDYPNVLITTGLHDSQVQYWEPAKWTAKLRELKTDNNLLVFKTDMSAGHGGASGRFESLKEDALEYAFLLKLENKN, from the coding sequence ATGGAAGCTCCAAAGGCAAAAAAAATAGAAAAACTCCTCGAAACACACGGTGATCAAAGAATTGATAACTATTTCTGGCTCAACGAAAGGGAAAATCCCGAAGTCATTAAATATCTTGAAGAAGAAAATACGTATGCCGATTTCGTGATGAAAGATACGGAGCAGCTGCAAGAAGAACTCTTTGAGGAAATGAAAGCCCGCTATAAGAAAGATGATGAGTCCCTGCCGTATTTTTTCAATGGATATTGGTATATCGTTCGGTATGAAGAAGGAAAAGAATATCCGATCTTCTGCAGAAAATACCAAAGCCTGGAAAACGAAGAGGAAATTATTCTCGATGTCAACATCCTGGCGGAAGGCGAAAATTATTTTGAAGTAGGCAGCGTGGCTGTAGCTCCGAATAATGAATTAGCTTCTTTTTCAACCGATAATGTAAGCCGCAGGATTTACAGCATCAATTTCAAAAATCTTAAAACAGGCGAAATCCTTACTGATAAAATTGAGAATACGACCGGAAAAGCAGTCTGGGCCAATGATAACGAACATGTATTCTACATCAGAAAAGACGAAAGCCTGAGAGCTTTCCAGGTTTACCGTCATAAGCTGGGAACCGACGCTTCTGAAGATGTGCTGATTTTCCATGAAGAAGACGATACCTTTGACGTAAATGTCTTCAAAACAAAATCCCTGGAATATATTTTTATTGCCAGCTCAAGCACGATTTCGGATGAACACCGGTTTATCCCTTCCGACAATGTTTTTGCAGACTGGACGATTATTCAGCCGAGGATTGACGATCTGGAATATTCCGTAGAACATTACGAAGACGAATTTTACATCATTACGAATGCAGATGATGCTTTCAATTTTAAAATCGTAAAAACCAAAATCGATAACTGCGGTATGGAAAACTGGGTGGATGTTATTCCGCACCGCCCTGAAGTTCTGCTGGAAGGTTTTGAGATCTTTAAAAATTACCTGGTGCTTGAAGAGCGCGAGCAGGGCCTTTTACAGATTAAGATCATCGACGAAAAAACGCAGGAATCTTATTACCTACCGTTCTCGGATCCTACCTATACGGCCTATATCGGGGTAAATCTTGAATTTGATACGGAAGTTCTCCGCTACGGCTATACTTCCCTTACGCAGCCAAGTTCTACCTACGAATACAATATGAAAGAGAAGACCACCATTCTTCTTAAGCAGCAGGAAGTACTGGGCGGAAAATTTTTCCCGGAAAACTACATTTCGGAAAGAATCTGGGCAGATTCCAGAGATGGGGAGACAAAAATTCCTATTTCTCTGGTATATCATAAAGACACAAAAAAATCTGCGGATACCCCGCTGCTTTTATACGGATACGGAAGTTACGGCCATACGGTAGATGCAAGTTTCTCGAATGTACGGCTTTCGATCCTGGACAGAGGTTTTATTTATGCCATAGCACACATCAGAGGAGGAGAATACCTGGGAAGAGAATGGTATGAAGACGGAAAAATGCTGTTCAAGAAAAATACGTTCTTCGATTTTATTGATGCCGGAACGTTTTTAATTAAAGAAAATTACACTTCATCCAAACATCTGTATGCCATGGGCGGAAGCGCCGGAGGATTGCTGGTAGGAGCAGTAATGAATTACGAACCTTCCTTATTCAACGGGATCGTGGCGCAGGTTCCTTTTGTGGATGTGGTGACGACCATGCTGGATGAAACCATTCCTTTGACAACCGGAGAATACGACGAATGGGGAAATCCGAATGACGAAGAATATTACTATTACATGAAAGAATATTCACCGTACGATAATGTAGAAGCCAAAGATTATCCGAATGTACTGATCACTACCGGACTGCACGATTCGCAGGTTCAGTATTGGGAGCCGGCCAAATGGACTGCAAAACTGAGGGAATTGAAAACGGATAATAACCTCTTGGTTTTTAAGACCGATATGAGCGCAGGCCACGGCGGAGCAAGCGGAAGGTTTGAATCCTTAAAAGAAGATGCCCTGGAATATGCATTTTTACTAAAACTCGAAAATAAAAATTAA
- a CDS encoding DUF4271 domain-containing protein, which produces MPLSQNFINHTRIPENNDWVIFILLGCIFLYLFMMNIVEREANLRDFLLQKYFDSSNNLPSWVITSCVVVLTLAVLISQYVPMVPKFVADLQILGYQLNKFGFCLIAVMLFYLVRTSLGFLFFQSIGDGKKWTIFYFTATKFYFILSFLLIILCVTHYYFPVDRNKIFFYYLFFFSFVFIFKVFFYLFHKNKILPEKWYYKFLYICTLQIAPLLLLWKLLFF; this is translated from the coding sequence TTGCCGCTATCACAAAACTTTATAAATCATACGAGAATACCTGAGAACAACGACTGGGTAATCTTTATATTGTTAGGTTGTATCTTTTTATATCTTTTTATGATGAATATCGTAGAGAGAGAAGCCAACCTGAGAGACTTTCTGCTGCAGAAATATTTTGACTCCAGCAACAATTTGCCCAGCTGGGTCATTACTTCCTGCGTAGTGGTACTTACCCTGGCCGTCCTGATCTCGCAGTATGTTCCTATGGTTCCTAAATTCGTGGCTGACTTGCAGATTTTGGGGTACCAGCTGAACAAATTTGGGTTCTGCCTGATTGCCGTTATGCTTTTTTACCTGGTACGGACCAGCCTGGGATTTTTATTTTTCCAGAGTATCGGTGATGGAAAGAAGTGGACTATTTTTTATTTTACTGCTACAAAATTTTATTTTATTCTCTCCTTTTTACTGATTATTTTGTGTGTCACCCACTATTATTTCCCGGTTGACAGAAATAAAATATTTTTCTATTACCTGTTCTTTTTTTCTTTTGTATTCATTTTCAAGGTTTTTTTCTATTTATTTCACAAGAACAAGATCTTACCTGAAAAATGGTATTATAAATTTTTGTATATTTGCACCCTCCAAATCGCACCTCTTTTGTTGCTTTGGAAGCTATTATTTTTTTAA
- a CDS encoding uroporphyrinogen-III synthase → MRIKSILVSQPAPSESSPYLEIAKKEKIKIDFRPFIHVEGVDNKELRTQKIDLTQYTGIIFTSKNAIDHYFRLAEELRFSVPDTMRYICQSEAIANYLQKHIVYRKRKISFGEKNFSDLLPLFKKFPTEKYLLPSSDVLSPDIVKTMEASNVDWKRAIMYRTVCSDLTDINVKDYDMLIFFSPQGIKSLQQNFPGFKQEDTKIGVFGSTTSAAAEEAGLKVDLMAPTKETPSMTMALEKYIKALHK, encoded by the coding sequence ATGAGAATAAAGTCTATATTGGTTTCTCAACCAGCGCCAAGTGAGTCGTCTCCGTACCTGGAAATTGCAAAGAAGGAAAAGATAAAGATTGATTTCCGTCCTTTCATCCACGTCGAAGGAGTTGACAATAAAGAACTGAGAACACAGAAGATCGATCTTACGCAATATACCGGAATCATTTTCACGAGTAAAAATGCGATAGACCATTACTTCAGATTAGCGGAAGAGCTGCGCTTTTCGGTACCTGACACGATGCGTTACATCTGCCAGTCCGAAGCGATTGCGAACTATCTTCAGAAGCATATCGTTTACAGGAAAAGAAAGATCAGCTTTGGAGAAAAGAATTTTTCCGATCTGTTGCCGCTTTTCAAGAAGTTCCCGACAGAGAAATATCTGCTTCCCTCATCAGATGTTCTGAGTCCGGATATCGTAAAAACAATGGAAGCTTCCAACGTAGATTGGAAAAGAGCGATTATGTACAGAACCGTTTGCAGCGATCTTACCGACATCAATGTAAAGGATTACGACATGCTTATCTTCTTCAGCCCGCAGGGGATCAAATCTCTGCAGCAGAATTTCCCAGGCTTCAAGCAGGAAGATACGAAAATCGGTGTTTTCGGATCTACCACTTCGGCAGCAGCAGAAGAAGCAGGATTGAAAGTGGATTTGATGGCGCCTACAAAAGAAACTCCGTCCATGACCATGGCATTGGAAAAATATATTAAAGCACTTCACAAATAA